The following proteins are encoded in a genomic region of Paenibacillus sp. FSL H3-0469:
- a CDS encoding TetR/AcrR family transcriptional regulator C-terminal domain-containing protein encodes MGEIHEMMSAGTRALIEDNFLQLMEQEGFHKVSVRQLALRTHINRGTFYLHFTDKYDLLEQLQREILAGLEQVMVVKIVREEMSEHYLKGLPYPPLVHILEYLQQHGERLRLFLGAKGEAGFPGQFKEVIKRSFYRKLEMNGVFAGHPAVPPEYLAAHSASIFLGITEEWLHSGMPYTPEELAVIYNEVLFMQTTLIAKA; translated from the coding sequence ATGGGTGAAATACATGAAATGATGTCAGCGGGAACCCGTGCTTTAATCGAGGATAACTTCCTCCAGCTCATGGAGCAGGAAGGATTCCACAAGGTGAGCGTACGCCAGCTGGCACTTAGAACACATATTAACAGGGGAACGTTCTATCTGCATTTTACAGATAAATACGATCTGCTGGAGCAGCTTCAGCGTGAAATATTGGCAGGTCTGGAGCAGGTGATGGTCGTCAAAATCGTACGTGAAGAAATGTCGGAGCATTATCTGAAGGGTCTGCCTTATCCGCCGCTGGTGCATATCTTGGAGTACCTGCAGCAGCACGGCGAGCGGCTCCGGTTATTTCTCGGGGCCAAAGGGGAGGCGGGATTTCCGGGGCAATTCAAGGAGGTTATCAAGCGCAGCTTCTACCGGAAGCTGGAGATGAATGGCGTATTTGCCGGCCACCCGGCGGTTCCTCCAGAGTATCTCGCTGCGCATTCCGCGTCTATTTTTCTTGGAATTACGGAAGAATGGTTACACAGCGGAATGCCTTATACTCCGGAGGAGCTGGCGGTGATCTATAACGAGGTCTTATTCATGCAGACAACTCTAATCGCGAAGGCTTAA
- a CDS encoding NADP-dependent oxidoreductase encodes MNEATHMKAVRIHQFGGIEELRYEDAPIPSPAADEILIKVAGTAFNSADVKIRKGYLQAVFPHEFPYIPNIEVSGTVEAAGAEVTDFQPGDRVYAALDMSRDGAAAEYVVTQAQYAALAPVSIELSDAAALPIGVLTAWQGLFDHGNLPHGGRVLIAGAAGGVGSYAVHFAKQHGAYVIGTSSAASMPKLRELGIDEMIDYTKESVTDKLKDKVDLILNLSPESSEVLNTWLPLLKEGGALISAVNPADEALAAQLGVKVHQLFAREDRTLLTRVAELVDTGKLKLWITERLPLAELAASHAMSEAGKLRGKVLITI; translated from the coding sequence ATGAACGAAGCTACACATATGAAGGCGGTTCGGATCCATCAGTTTGGAGGGATAGAAGAGCTAAGGTATGAGGATGCGCCGATTCCCTCTCCCGCAGCGGACGAGATTCTGATTAAGGTGGCAGGGACTGCGTTTAATTCTGCAGATGTCAAAATCCGCAAGGGCTACCTGCAAGCCGTTTTCCCGCATGAATTCCCGTACATTCCTAACATTGAGGTGTCGGGTACAGTGGAGGCAGCAGGAGCTGAGGTTACAGACTTTCAGCCGGGGGACAGAGTCTATGCTGCGCTTGATATGTCCCGGGACGGCGCTGCCGCAGAGTATGTGGTCACCCAAGCGCAGTATGCTGCGCTGGCGCCAGTCTCCATAGAGTTATCCGATGCTGCCGCGCTGCCGATTGGAGTCTTAACTGCATGGCAGGGGTTGTTCGATCATGGTAACCTGCCGCATGGCGGGCGTGTGCTGATTGCCGGAGCCGCCGGCGGGGTAGGCAGCTATGCGGTGCACTTCGCCAAACAGCATGGGGCGTATGTCATAGGGACTTCCTCTGCGGCCAGTATGCCAAAGCTTCGGGAGCTGGGGATTGACGAGATGATTGATTATACCAAGGAGAGCGTCACGGACAAGCTGAAGGACAAGGTGGATCTGATCCTCAATCTGTCCCCTGAGAGTTCAGAGGTACTTAATACCTGGCTGCCGCTGCTAAAAGAGGGAGGAGCGCTGATCTCGGCGGTGAATCCTGCAGACGAAGCGCTGGCAGCGCAGCTTGGTGTTAAGGTACATCAGCTGTTCGCACGAGAGGATCGTACGCTGCTGACTCGGGTTGCAGAGCTGGTGGATACGGGTAAGCTGAAGCTCTGGATTACTGAGCGTCTGCCGCTGGCCGAGCTGGCTGCCTCCCATGCCATGAGCGAGGCCGGTAAGCTCCGTGGTAAGGTGCTGATTACCATTTAA
- a CDS encoding ribosomal protein L7/L12: MEHMDTIDLIAILALVLALLLMLSVFSLKRRVNELESRLAQRDAYGGKYSPPAIGRAADIPAPLFVQNPELAPDLERRIRLLLAEGKKIQAIKVMREARNLGLKEAKDFVEDLEQGGTFR; this comes from the coding sequence ATGGAACATATGGATACGATCGATCTCATCGCCATTCTGGCTCTGGTGCTGGCACTATTGCTTATGCTCAGTGTGTTCAGTCTGAAGAGACGTGTGAACGAGCTGGAGTCCCGGTTAGCGCAAAGAGACGCTTACGGCGGAAAATACTCTCCCCCAGCAATCGGCAGAGCTGCCGACATCCCGGCTCCCCTGTTCGTGCAGAACCCTGAGCTGGCACCGGACCTCGAGCGGAGAATCCGCCTGCTGTTAGCCGAGGGCAAGAAAATCCAGGCAATCAAGGTCATGCGTGAAGCGCGGAATCTGGGCCTCAAGGAAGCCAAGGACTTCGTAGAGGACCTGGAGCAGGGCGGAACCTTCCGCTAA
- a CDS encoding ABC-2 transporter permease — protein MYNSIALIRKDFMLTRKFILLLIPYYLIMGYMNAEAYTVFSLFPAMLLLINSCTIDMQHNNQKFLVTLPVPRQRLIQAKYMTLIPFSLFSLTCTILLYLAAFTMGKLDEPLRWRELGIAIAAFPLLASCYLPLYYWLGQKGMQVVNFIFIMVIMLNFTAITSLSKRFPALAEWISTGRLDNVLLVAISVLAYLVIIYASYLVSLRIYMHKDI, from the coding sequence ATGTATAACTCCATAGCTCTGATCCGTAAAGACTTCATGCTTACCCGGAAGTTTATCCTCCTGCTGATTCCCTATTATCTGATTATGGGTTATATGAACGCTGAAGCCTATACGGTGTTCTCGCTGTTTCCGGCTATGCTGCTGCTCATTAACTCCTGTACCATCGATATGCAGCATAACAATCAGAAGTTTCTGGTTACGCTCCCGGTCCCGAGACAGCGGCTGATTCAGGCTAAATATATGACGCTGATTCCATTCTCCTTGTTCAGCCTGACCTGTACGATTCTGCTGTATCTGGCTGCTTTTACGATGGGCAAGCTGGATGAACCGCTGCGCTGGAGAGAGCTGGGAATAGCTATTGCCGCGTTCCCTTTATTGGCCTCATGTTATCTGCCGCTGTATTACTGGCTGGGACAAAAAGGGATGCAGGTCGTCAACTTCATCTTTATAATGGTGATCATGCTGAATTTCACGGCTATTACCAGCTTGTCTAAACGGTTTCCGGCACTTGCCGAATGGATTAGCACTGGCAGATTGGATAATGTCTTGCTTGTTGCCATCAGCGTCCTGGCCTATCTCGTGATTATCTATGCTTCTTATTTAGTCTCTCTGCGGATTTATATGCACAAGGATATCTAG
- a CDS encoding ABC transporter ATP-binding protein, with amino-acid sequence MSNVIELGHVTKCYDRFELRDISLPIKEGYITGLIGPNGAGKTSMIKMIMGLIFPDQGNILMFGQNNQQDLAAVKARIGYVSDENIYYEHLTVKQMKSIIAPFYPGWNNDTYVKFQEQFKLSPGKKIKDLSKGMKIKFSLAIALSHGADLLIMDEPTSGLDPIFRREMLELLSEHIQDEKKSILFSTHNTTDLDRIADYIVFINEGRIVFNEMKESLSERYLLVKGGKELLDRDVRRWFVGLRENGLGFEGLISNRAEGERYFRDTAICETPTLEEIMYYTVKGSEAHV; translated from the coding sequence ATGAGTAATGTAATTGAGCTGGGCCATGTGACCAAGTGCTACGACCGTTTTGAGCTGCGGGATATTTCGCTCCCCATCAAGGAGGGCTACATTACAGGGCTGATCGGCCCGAATGGTGCAGGCAAGACCTCAATGATCAAAATGATCATGGGGTTAATTTTCCCGGACCAAGGCAACATTCTGATGTTCGGCCAGAACAACCAGCAGGACCTGGCGGCTGTTAAAGCGCGTATCGGTTACGTCTCGGATGAGAATATCTATTATGAGCACTTGACCGTTAAGCAGATGAAGAGTATTATCGCCCCGTTCTATCCCGGATGGAATAATGATACATATGTGAAGTTTCAGGAGCAGTTCAAGCTGTCGCCGGGCAAGAAGATTAAGGATCTGTCCAAGGGGATGAAGATCAAATTCTCCCTCGCCATAGCCTTGTCCCATGGTGCTGATCTGCTGATTATGGATGAGCCTACTTCGGGACTAGATCCGATCTTCCGCCGGGAGATGCTGGAGCTGCTCAGTGAGCATATCCAGGATGAGAAGAAGTCGATTCTGTTCTCTACCCACAACACCACAGATCTGGACCGGATTGCCGACTATATTGTATTCATTAACGAGGGACGGATTGTATTCAATGAGATGAAGGAGAGTCTGAGCGAACGCTATCTGCTGGTCAAAGGCGGGAAGGAGCTGCTGGACCGGGATGTCCGGCGGTGGTTCGTGGGGCTGCGGGAGAACGGGCTGGGCTTCGAAGGGCTGATCAGCAACCGTGCGGAAGGGGAACGTTATTTCAGGGACACCGCAATCTGCGAGACCCCTACACTGGAAGAGATTATGTACTATACGGTAAAAGGAAGTGAAGCACATGTATAA
- a CDS encoding GntR family transcriptional regulator, giving the protein MNIVISSTSGEPIYAQIVGQVRQMILQGELVSGTPLPSIRLLAKELQISVITTKRAYEELEREGLINSIVGKGSFVSGADQEYIREQRLRMVEGKLKEIIDESRQLGMEYAELAEMLKLLYEEEQE; this is encoded by the coding sequence ATGAATATCGTGATATCAAGTACATCTGGCGAACCGATCTACGCCCAGATTGTGGGACAGGTCCGCCAGATGATTCTCCAAGGCGAGCTGGTCTCGGGTACGCCGCTGCCATCGATCCGCTTACTGGCGAAGGAGCTGCAGATTAGCGTCATTACCACGAAGCGGGCTTATGAGGAGCTGGAGCGGGAAGGGCTGATCAACTCGATCGTCGGCAAGGGATCTTTTGTCTCCGGGGCCGATCAGGAATATATCCGGGAACAGCGGCTGCGGATGGTGGAGGGCAAGCTGAAGGAGATTATTGACGAGAGCAGGCAGCTGGGCATGGAATACGCTGAACTCGCGGAGATGCTGAAGCTGCTCTATGAGGAGGAACAGGAATGA
- a CDS encoding succinylglutamate desuccinylase/aspartoacylase family protein: MSVEKHTLAAGTPYATPYYVISSGVPGPVFMIISGVHGNEPASSRAAQGIASRFSRGDLMLRSGKLIIVPLVNQIARRKGIRGQPDLNRTFPRGPGAPARHPLSAAVWQLALRYRPSWVLDLHEANGLSELNPKRVGQTLIISPVSRAHGLAKQIVMRMNQTITNRAYRFNIRHRERAGTSRMAFQRLLGARAVTVETCWSLDYAFRVRMQSEIVYHFLRSQGMIV; the protein is encoded by the coding sequence GTGTCTGTAGAGAAGCATACGCTGGCAGCGGGAACGCCTTATGCCACACCTTATTATGTCATTAGCAGCGGCGTCCCCGGACCTGTATTCATGATCATCTCCGGTGTTCACGGCAATGAGCCGGCGAGCAGCCGCGCAGCGCAGGGAATTGCGAGCAGGTTCAGCCGGGGAGATCTGATGCTGCGCTCAGGGAAGCTGATTATCGTCCCGCTGGTGAACCAAATCGCACGGCGCAAGGGGATTCGCGGGCAGCCCGACCTGAACCGTACCTTCCCGCGCGGACCAGGCGCCCCGGCCCGTCATCCGTTGTCGGCAGCCGTATGGCAGCTTGCCTTGCGCTACCGTCCCTCGTGGGTGCTAGATCTGCATGAGGCGAACGGGCTGTCCGAGCTGAATCCGAAGCGGGTCGGCCAGACCCTGATCATCAGCCCGGTCAGCCGGGCGCATGGACTGGCGAAGCAAATTGTGATGCGGATGAATCAGACGATCACGAATAGAGCATACCGCTTCAACATACGGCATAGGGAGCGTGCAGGAACTTCCCGGATGGCCTTCCAGCGCCTGCTCGGTGCCCGGGCGGTGACCGTAGAGACCTGCTGGAGCCTGGATTATGCCTTCAGGGTAAGAATGCAGAGCGAGATCGTCTACCACTTTTTACGATCTCAGGGGATGATCGTCTAA
- a CDS encoding diguanylate cyclase, with the protein MSDFNTEHENQPLNRTLLNEAGLDPKEPVDLNNCEKEPIHIPGLIQPHGVLLAVTQDTAHRIVQASLNTDKLLGTAAEALLGTPMADLVGPDQLEMLLIRSVNAKETADLQYIVIQIEVAGEPQDFFCIIHESEGLMIVELEPASIDQSDSSNDFDWIRTFFGRLKHTANRLEASQAAAEQVKEMLGYDRVMIYEFDEQWNGKVIAEAREPELEPFLGHHYPASDIPKQARELYLRNWLRTIVDVNYLPVPITPVLQPLTGKPLNLSLSILRSVSPLHIEYLQNMGVGATTTISLINNNKLWGLITCHHHSPKYVPHRIRNLCNFLGAFFSSELYQRQQLDNYQTELELRTKAMRIVDIFTGNVSSSRVIEQLGDEEQTLLGMMEASGAAVCYQDKLMLFGATPSQEQVRELAGWLAGKSKDYTYCTSKLSLEYESAKAYKNKASGAIYLALTPGHQNYMIWFRPEVVEIVDWAGDPAKAVIQENDGLRLSPRKSFEKWRQVVQSTSLPWREQHLNILPQLKSILRGQTENQLRQAEEQALQNARSLRHNEQRYLQLMDLSPVAFFMITDDVIAYCNNRAVELTGEENGKSLIGEPFLDYVQESYRPALKQHFLDLSQNVTQFVSDQGQFMNGDGQPLEVSLSLASVIHGGRPSIMAVLNTGTGTEAKGEAYADAANQMQTYLTTDSLTDLPNRQALENKLDQRWEDSLNTREPLLLLSIDIDDFHSYNAVHGLKGGDLCIQSVADVLNIISITHGTFVARFSGANFILTMAGASSSQAEQLAESVRQGVYDLQIPRDRFEEEGVVTVSIGGLLKVPVPSDRPSDFIAKAEKALYEAKSAGKNQVVFY; encoded by the coding sequence ATGTCAGATTTTAATACAGAACATGAGAATCAGCCGCTGAACCGCACCTTGCTGAATGAAGCAGGGCTGGACCCCAAGGAACCTGTGGATCTTAATAACTGTGAGAAGGAGCCCATCCATATTCCCGGGCTTATTCAACCGCATGGCGTATTGCTGGCTGTAACTCAGGACACAGCCCATAGGATTGTCCAGGCCAGTCTGAATACGGATAAGTTACTGGGAACAGCTGCCGAAGCACTGTTAGGCACGCCTATGGCTGACCTGGTAGGCCCGGATCAGCTGGAGATGCTGCTTATTCGCAGCGTGAATGCGAAAGAAACTGCCGATTTGCAATATATTGTGATACAGATTGAAGTCGCGGGTGAGCCGCAGGACTTCTTCTGCATCATTCACGAAAGTGAAGGTCTGATGATCGTTGAACTGGAGCCTGCCTCCATCGATCAGAGCGACAGCTCCAATGACTTCGACTGGATTCGCACGTTCTTCGGACGGCTGAAGCATACGGCGAACCGGCTGGAGGCCAGTCAGGCTGCCGCTGAGCAGGTGAAGGAGATGTTGGGCTATGACCGGGTTATGATCTACGAGTTCGATGAACAGTGGAATGGCAAGGTGATTGCCGAAGCCCGTGAACCGGAGCTGGAGCCGTTCCTTGGCCATCATTATCCTGCGTCTGACATTCCGAAGCAGGCGCGTGAGCTGTATCTGCGTAACTGGCTGCGGACGATCGTCGATGTCAACTATCTTCCGGTTCCGATCACCCCGGTGCTGCAGCCCCTTACGGGTAAGCCCCTGAACCTCAGCTTGTCCATCCTCCGCAGTGTATCTCCGCTCCATATCGAGTATTTGCAGAATATGGGAGTGGGGGCGACTACGACCATCTCCCTGATTAACAACAACAAGCTTTGGGGACTAATCACCTGTCATCACCATTCCCCCAAGTATGTCCCGCACCGTATCCGTAATCTGTGTAATTTCCTGGGCGCCTTCTTCTCCAGTGAACTGTACCAGCGTCAGCAGCTCGACAATTATCAGACGGAGCTGGAGCTGCGGACCAAGGCGATGAGAATTGTCGATATTTTCACAGGTAACGTCAGCTCTTCCCGGGTGATTGAGCAGCTCGGCGATGAAGAGCAGACGCTGCTGGGTATGATGGAGGCTTCCGGTGCAGCCGTGTGCTACCAGGACAAGTTGATGCTGTTCGGAGCCACGCCTTCCCAGGAGCAGGTACGGGAGCTTGCCGGCTGGCTGGCCGGGAAGTCCAAGGATTACACCTACTGCACCTCCAAGCTCAGTCTGGAATATGAATCAGCCAAAGCTTACAAGAACAAGGCCTCCGGTGCCATCTATCTCGCCCTGACTCCAGGACACCAGAATTATATGATCTGGTTCAGGCCTGAAGTGGTCGAGATTGTGGACTGGGCCGGAGATCCGGCTAAGGCTGTCATTCAGGAAAATGACGGATTGCGATTGTCTCCCCGCAAGTCCTTTGAGAAATGGCGGCAGGTGGTTCAGTCCACCTCACTTCCGTGGAGAGAGCAGCATCTTAACATTCTGCCGCAGCTCAAATCTATTCTGCGCGGACAGACCGAGAACCAGCTGCGTCAGGCGGAAGAGCAGGCCCTGCAGAACGCCCGCAGTCTGCGTCATAATGAACAGCGGTATCTGCAATTGATGGACCTGTCGCCCGTAGCCTTCTTCATGATTACCGATGATGTGATTGCCTACTGCAATAACCGCGCAGTGGAGCTGACGGGAGAAGAGAACGGCAAATCGCTGATCGGGGAGCCGTTCCTGGACTATGTGCAGGAATCCTACCGGCCAGCTCTGAAGCAGCACTTCTTAGACCTGAGCCAGAATGTCACCCAGTTCGTATCCGATCAGGGCCAATTCATGAATGGAGACGGGCAACCCCTGGAGGTAAGCCTGAGTCTGGCCTCGGTCATTCATGGCGGCAGACCGTCCATTATGGCGGTGCTGAACACCGGAACCGGTACAGAGGCGAAGGGCGAGGCTTATGCCGATGCGGCCAATCAGATGCAAACCTATCTGACGACCGATTCACTAACCGATCTGCCGAACCGGCAGGCGCTTGAGAATAAGCTGGATCAGCGCTGGGAGGATTCCCTGAACACCCGGGAACCCCTGCTGCTGCTGTCCATTGATATCGATGATTTCCATTCCTATAATGCGGTACACGGGCTGAAGGGCGGCGATCTCTGCATCCAGTCGGTAGCCGATGTGCTGAATATCATCAGCATCACGCACGGCACGTTCGTGGCCCGGTTCAGCGGGGCGAACTTCATCCTTACGATGGCGGGAGCCTCCTCTTCCCAGGCAGAGCAATTGGCCGAATCCGTCCGTCAAGGCGTCTATGATCTGCAGATTCCCCGTGACCGGTTTGAAGAGGAAGGTGTGGTCACTGTAAGCATAGGCGGCCTGTTGAAGGTGCCAGTTCCCTCTGACCGCCCGTCGGACTTCATTGCCAAGGCGGAGAAGGCACTCTATGAGGCGAAGTCTGCCGGGAAGAACCAAGTCGTATTTTATTAA
- a CDS encoding C45 family peptidase, with protein MDANPLLQRKTAQFTLLVTEGTHYEVGRTLGAHHKNNSAMLSFLSSPFMGAPRLTPYAADKAMESFERYCPGLNEEIQGFADETGVEAAHVVFYYSYFQAPGHCTQAAYRPVANAGQSGQIYHMRNYDFGWEDEPYNQLLLSTTRVKGKLAHTGFALQLFGRYDGMNEAGLTVTTTSGRVRPEMTGEGFVFPGVVRALLDQCTTAEEAAQLMRSIPVADYRNFLISDAQGNIALVETAGTEKAIQYHPAADSLSASQLVLSANHYTLPSMQLHNQQVMENSWTRYDALRAALMDDNTAIHPVEAMKAAAGREYPEGICCHHYSEGLGTLWSMVSDNTARELHICFGSPQLNGWRTFGFHDPAGMRVYEAVLPDKPSAEGFWHRPR; from the coding sequence ATGGATGCTAATCCCCTGTTACAGCGCAAGACCGCACAATTTACACTTCTCGTTACCGAAGGCACTCATTATGAGGTCGGACGCACTTTGGGCGCCCATCATAAGAATAACTCCGCCATGCTATCCTTCTTGTCCTCCCCCTTCATGGGAGCCCCCCGGCTGACTCCTTATGCTGCGGACAAAGCCATGGAGAGCTTCGAGCGCTATTGCCCCGGCTTGAATGAAGAAATTCAGGGCTTCGCCGATGAGACCGGCGTAGAGGCTGCCCATGTCGTCTTCTATTATTCCTACTTTCAGGCACCGGGCCACTGCACACAGGCAGCCTACCGACCTGTAGCAAATGCGGGTCAGAGCGGACAGATTTATCATATGCGTAATTATGATTTTGGCTGGGAGGATGAACCGTATAATCAGCTGCTGCTCAGCACAACCAGGGTGAAGGGCAAACTGGCGCATACCGGCTTTGCGCTGCAGTTGTTCGGGCGTTATGACGGGATGAATGAGGCAGGTCTTACCGTAACCACCACCTCGGGGAGAGTCCGGCCGGAGATGACCGGGGAGGGATTTGTTTTTCCAGGCGTAGTCCGGGCCTTGCTGGATCAATGTACTACTGCGGAAGAAGCGGCTCAGCTCATGCGCAGCATACCGGTGGCTGACTACAGAAACTTCCTGATCTCTGACGCCCAAGGGAACATCGCCCTCGTAGAGACGGCTGGTACCGAAAAAGCGATCCAGTATCACCCGGCTGCTGACAGCTTAAGCGCAAGCCAGCTTGTACTCTCGGCGAACCATTACACCCTGCCCTCCATGCAGCTACATAATCAGCAAGTCATGGAGAACTCATGGACCAGATATGACGCGCTGCGGGCAGCACTTATGGACGATAACACCGCTATCCATCCTGTAGAAGCCATGAAAGCTGCCGCAGGACGCGAATATCCCGAAGGAATCTGCTGTCACCATTACAGCGAAGGCTTAGGCACCTTATGGTCCATGGTCTCTGACAACACAGCCCGCGAGCTGCATATCTGCTTCGGTTCCCCGCAGCTGAACGGCTGGAGAACCTTCGGGTTCCATGACCCGGCGGGAATGCGTGTATACGAGGCAGTGCTGCCGGACAAGCCGTCCGCAGAGGGATTCTGGCACCGTCCCAGGTAA
- a CDS encoding GrpB family protein — protein MMAEKTKVVEVVPYDPAWKAEYSRIEARMLEIAGDLIIRSEHVGSTSIEGLWAKPVIDVDLVMESYDQLPEIIHRLQAYGYEHQGNLGIEGREAFKSNQDDGFMKYHLYVCPKDGKGYLEHILFRDYLRSHPAAREEYQAVKQRLAEEYRYDIDAYCDGKTAFVQSILQRASQQQE, from the coding sequence ATGATGGCTGAGAAGACCAAGGTTGTTGAAGTGGTCCCGTATGATCCGGCCTGGAAGGCGGAATATAGCAGAATTGAGGCGCGGATGCTGGAGATCGCCGGGGATCTGATTATCCGGTCTGAGCATGTGGGCAGCACCTCGATTGAAGGGCTGTGGGCCAAGCCCGTGATTGATGTCGATCTGGTGATGGAGAGCTATGACCAGTTGCCGGAAATCATCCACAGATTGCAGGCGTACGGTTATGAGCATCAGGGCAACCTGGGCATTGAGGGCCGGGAAGCCTTCAAGAGCAACCAGGATGATGGATTCATGAAATACCATCTGTATGTATGTCCCAAGGACGGCAAGGGTTACCTGGAGCATATTCTGTTCCGGGATTATCTGCGCAGCCATCCCGCTGCCCGGGAGGAATATCAGGCGGTGAAGCAGCGGCTGGCTGAAGAGTACCGTTATGACATTGATGCGTATTGTGACGGGAAGACTGCGTTTGTGCAGTCTATTTTGCAGAGGGCGTCACAGCAGCAAGAGTGA